One segment of Panthera leo isolate Ple1 chromosome A3, P.leo_Ple1_pat1.1, whole genome shotgun sequence DNA contains the following:
- the BHLHE23 gene encoding class E basic helix-loop-helix protein 23: MAELKSLSGDAYLALSHGYAAATAGLAYGAARGPEAARGYGATGPGGDLPAAPAPHAPAAAESSGEQSDDDDAFEQRRRRRRRGPGGAGDGRRRPREQRSLRLSINARERRRMHDLNDALDGLRAVIPYAHSPSVRKLSKIATLLLAKNYILMQAQALDEMRRLVAYLNQGQGLAGPVAAAPLTPFGQAAVYPFSAGAPLPCPDKCTAFSGTPSALCKHCNEKP, from the coding sequence ATGGCCGAGCTCAAGTCGCTGTCGGGGGACGCGTACCTGGCGCTGAGCCATGGCTACGCGGCGGCCACGGCCGGCCTGGCCTACGGGGCGGCGCGGGGGCCCGAGGCGGCCCGCGGCTACGGCGCGACGGGCCCGGGCGGCGACCTCCCCGCGGCGCCCGCGCCCCACGCCCCGGCGGCGGCCGAGAGCAGCGGCGAGCAGAGCGACGACGACGACGCCTTcgagcagcggcggcggcggcggcggcgggggcccgGGGGCGCGGGGGACGGGCGGCGGCGGCCTCGGGAGCAGCGCTCGCTGCGGCTGAGCATCAACGCGCGCGAGCGGCGGCGGATGCACGACCTGAACGACGCGCTGGACGGGCTGCGCGCCGTCATCCCCTACGCGCACAGCCCGTCGGTGCGCAAGCTCTCCAAGATCGCCACGCTGCTGCTCGCCAAGAACTACATCCTCATGCAGGCGCAGGCCCTGGACGAGATGCGGCGCCTCGTGGCCTACCTCAACCAGGGCCAGGGCCTGGCGGGCCCCGTGGCCGCTGCGCCCCTGACGCCCTTCGGCCAGGCCGCTGTGTACCCCTTCTCTGCGGGCGCCCCGCTGCCCTGCCCGGACAAGTGCACCGCCTTCTCCGGGACGCCCTCGGCGCTTTGCAAACACTGTAACGAGAAGCCGTGA